From a region of the Hymenobacter jejuensis genome:
- a CDS encoding HAMP domain-containing sensor histidine kinase: MLLLLVALGGYAFYTVQRLDRSARAVLQANFYTVQLGQQMLRALDQMERPPSVATGLRVFRQNLTREAGNITEPGEKELVDSLAQNLADYQQLYDDSAAAAQRLSELAQLRRQTHRMVQLNMDALVAKRDFANRTAEQTGRYLLAFIAFSIIVASFLVLSVPEAVVTPLRKLFVSIEHATNQDFTATIPVESRDEFGRVARAFNRMLVQLNDYRSSTLAQLVTERNRASSIVNTLDEGLLLLDQNRDVLLANPVVCQLLNLPAEQLVGRPAAEVAQKNDLLRELLKPLDAPRRDAVVADAPLLTIAQNGEEAYYRLAVQDLISFNDALDQMEFVGQIITLRNVSDFKRLDLMKSNFLATVSHELKTPLSSMNINLKLLQDDRLPAGERQRITASIRQETQRLQRMVGELLDVSRLDSGAGIQLDLRPTQMRDVVQYATDTVQAQLADKHIRLDLQLPPNLPAARADVEKTTWVLINLLANAIRYSPVDETLTVSAEVVGKWLQVSVKDNGPGIAAEHHERIFQRFAQIPDKAGYRGGSGLGLSIAREFITTQGGRLWVESELGSGSTFRFTLPVS, encoded by the coding sequence ATGCTTCTGCTCTTGGTAGCGCTGGGCGGCTACGCCTTCTACACGGTGCAGCGCCTCGACCGCAGTGCCCGTGCCGTGCTGCAAGCCAACTTTTACACGGTGCAACTGGGGCAGCAGATGCTGCGCGCCCTCGACCAGATGGAGCGCCCGCCGTCAGTGGCAACCGGCCTGCGGGTGTTTCGGCAGAACCTCACCCGCGAGGCCGGCAACATCACCGAGCCCGGCGAAAAGGAGTTGGTTGATAGTCTGGCGCAAAACCTAGCCGATTACCAGCAACTCTACGACGACTCGGCCGCGGCCGCGCAACGCCTCAGCGAGCTCGCGCAGCTCCGCCGCCAAACCCATCGCATGGTGCAACTCAACATGGATGCCCTGGTCGCCAAACGTGACTTTGCCAACCGCACCGCCGAGCAAACCGGCCGCTATTTGCTAGCGTTTATTGCTTTCAGCATCATCGTGGCTTCTTTTCTGGTTTTGAGCGTGCCGGAGGCAGTAGTTACGCCGCTGCGCAAGTTATTCGTGAGCATAGAACACGCTACCAATCAAGATTTTACCGCCACTATCCCCGTAGAAAGTCGTGATGAATTTGGCCGCGTGGCGCGGGCGTTTAATCGAATGCTGGTGCAACTCAACGATTATCGCAGCTCTACCTTAGCCCAGCTCGTGACAGAGCGTAACCGCGCCTCCAGCATTGTCAACACCCTCGACGAAGGCCTGCTGTTGCTCGACCAGAACCGGGACGTGCTGCTGGCAAATCCTGTTGTTTGTCAGCTCCTTAACCTTCCCGCCGAGCAATTGGTCGGGCGGCCCGCCGCGGAAGTAGCGCAGAAAAACGACCTGCTGCGGGAGCTGCTCAAGCCCTTGGATGCCCCCCGCCGCGATGCTGTGGTAGCCGACGCTCCCTTGCTGACCATTGCCCAAAACGGCGAAGAAGCCTACTATCGCCTAGCCGTGCAGGATTTGATTTCCTTCAACGACGCCCTCGACCAGATGGAGTTTGTGGGCCAGATTATTACGCTGCGCAACGTCTCGGATTTCAAGCGCCTCGACCTGATGAAGTCAAACTTCTTGGCTACCGTTTCGCACGAATTGAAGACACCACTTTCCAGCATGAACATCAACTTGAAGCTGTTGCAGGATGACCGCCTGCCCGCTGGGGAGCGTCAGCGCATTACGGCCAGCATCCGGCAAGAAACCCAACGCTTGCAGCGCATGGTGGGCGAGTTGCTCGATGTGTCGCGCCTCGACTCGGGCGCAGGTATTCAGCTTGATCTGCGCCCAACCCAAATGCGCGATGTAGTGCAGTACGCGACCGATACGGTGCAGGCTCAACTCGCTGACAAACACATCCGGCTTGATTTGCAGCTGCCGCCCAACCTGCCCGCTGCCCGCGCCGACGTAGAAAAGACCACCTGGGTGCTGATCAATCTGTTGGCCAATGCCATTCGGTATTCGCCCGTAGACGAAACCCTTACCGTGAGTGCCGAAGTCGTGGGCAAGTGGCTGCAAGTCAGCGTAAAAGACAACGGCCCCGGCATTGCCGCCGAACACCACGAACGCATTTTTCAGCGCTTCGCCCAGATTCCCGACAAAGCCGGCTACCGCGGTGGCTCCGGCTTAGGGCTGAGCATTGCCCGCGAATTTATCACCACGCAAGGCGGCCGGCTGTGGGTGGAAAGCGAACTGGGGTCTGGTAGCACGTTTCGCTTTACGCTACCGGTCAGCTGA
- a CDS encoding porin gives MRNYLMLSLLLLAASHAFAQVTPATDSTLAVPPTAAPEATPPNPLSFYGYVDGYYGYDFKHADTQKRPGFLYSHNRQNEFTINNGIVGLRYQDEKVRGAFGLHAGSYVEANYAAEPQVFKHIYEAYAGFRPFEKAWLDVGIFGSHIGFESAISKDNWTLTRSLAAENSPYYETGARFTYEVDPKLTLTGLVLNGWQNIQETNQSKAVGTQIQWKPTEKLLFNSSTFYGNEQPQGVARRRRYFHDFYASYAATDRLSVVGVFDVGKQARANRSKTDTWHTGAALLRYKLAEKWAVAGRAEYYYAEHGVIISSITPADSDEDFKVKSFSLNLDYLPVSKVACRVEGRIFHSPKNFLLDRNGQPTDNYGNVTSSIAISF, from the coding sequence ATGAGAAACTATCTAATGCTGAGCCTGTTACTACTGGCTGCTAGCCACGCATTCGCTCAGGTTACCCCAGCAACCGATTCTACTTTGGCGGTGCCCCCGACCGCTGCGCCCGAAGCTACGCCGCCCAACCCACTCTCCTTCTACGGGTATGTCGATGGCTATTATGGGTACGATTTCAAGCATGCCGACACCCAGAAGCGCCCCGGTTTCCTCTACTCCCACAACCGCCAAAACGAATTCACCATCAACAACGGCATCGTGGGGCTGCGCTACCAAGATGAGAAAGTGCGCGGCGCATTTGGTCTGCATGCGGGCTCTTATGTAGAAGCGAACTACGCCGCCGAACCACAAGTTTTCAAGCACATCTACGAAGCATATGCTGGCTTCCGGCCATTTGAAAAAGCGTGGCTCGACGTTGGCATTTTCGGATCGCACATCGGATTTGAGTCGGCCATCAGCAAAGACAACTGGACGTTGACCCGGTCGCTGGCAGCCGAAAATTCGCCTTATTACGAGACTGGCGCCCGCTTTACCTACGAAGTCGATCCCAAACTAACCCTGACCGGCCTGGTACTCAACGGGTGGCAAAACATACAGGAAACCAACCAAAGCAAGGCCGTAGGCACCCAAATTCAGTGGAAACCAACGGAAAAGCTGCTCTTTAACTCAAGCACCTTCTACGGCAACGAGCAGCCCCAAGGCGTAGCGCGCCGCCGGCGCTACTTCCACGATTTTTACGCCAGCTACGCCGCCACCGATCGCCTAAGTGTGGTTGGGGTATTTGATGTAGGCAAGCAAGCGCGAGCCAACCGCAGCAAAACCGATACTTGGCACACTGGTGCGGCTTTGCTGCGCTACAAGCTAGCCGAGAAATGGGCCGTGGCGGGTCGTGCCGAGTATTACTATGCCGAACACGGCGTAATTATCAGTTCCATTACACCCGCTGACAGCGACGAGGACTTCAAGGTAAAATCCTTTTCGTTGAACCTTGACTATTTGCCCGTTAGCAAGGTAGCGTGCCGGGTTGAAGGCCGCATTTTTCACTCCCCGAAAAACTTTTTGCTCGACCGTAACGGTCAGCCCACGGATAACTACGGCAACGTGACGTCTAGCATTGCTATTTCGTTCTGA
- the kdpF gene encoding K(+)-transporting ATPase subunit F, whose product MLALFLLSLATFGYLVYVLLRPERF is encoded by the coding sequence ATGCTTGCACTATTTCTGCTTTCACTGGCCACGTTTGGCTACCTGGTGTATGTGTTGCTTCGCCCGGAGCGCTTCTAA
- a CDS encoding sigma-54-dependent transcriptional regulator, giving the protein MPTGTLLLIDDEAPLRQAVARMLELEGYTVLQATDARRGLETLHQHADEVLVILSDVKLPDGVGLDLLPRYKAKAPLAEVILLTAFGTIPDGVRAMREGAFDYLTKGDSDDQLVVVVDRAAEKARLQRRVAELEKKVGAQYSFASMIGRAPALEQAKRTAQQVALTDATVLLEGPTGAGKELFAQAIHQASPRHTKAFVALNCSAFPKELLESELFGYKRGAFTGAQTDKKGLLSEAHGGTLFLDEIGELDMTLQAKLLRVLETQEFIPIGDTKPTRVNVRLVAATNRNLRQEAEQGHFRADLYYRLSVVVVQVPSLSARRTDIGLLADYFLHYFAAKLRRRPLVLTPEALHALEQYAWPGNVRELKNVLERASILTPPDEPLTVEGLPLELQMAAQNSHSSATSDDERSLRNAEKQHIQRVLLEVGGNKTEAARVLGIALTTLYRKIQEYAL; this is encoded by the coding sequence ATGCCTACTGGTACCCTGCTCCTCATCGACGACGAAGCGCCGCTGCGCCAAGCTGTAGCCCGCATGTTGGAGCTGGAAGGTTACACGGTGCTGCAAGCCACCGACGCCCGCCGCGGCCTCGAAACGTTGCACCAACATGCCGATGAGGTACTGGTAATCTTGTCGGATGTGAAGCTACCCGATGGTGTTGGACTCGACTTGCTGCCCCGCTACAAGGCCAAGGCCCCGCTGGCGGAAGTCATTCTGCTGACGGCTTTTGGCACCATTCCCGACGGCGTGCGGGCCATGCGCGAAGGCGCTTTCGACTACCTGACCAAGGGCGACTCCGACGACCAACTGGTCGTGGTCGTGGATCGCGCTGCTGAGAAAGCGCGGTTGCAACGCCGGGTGGCAGAACTGGAAAAGAAAGTAGGCGCTCAGTACAGCTTTGCTTCGATGATTGGTCGAGCGCCGGCCCTAGAGCAAGCTAAGCGCACGGCCCAGCAAGTGGCCCTCACCGATGCTACCGTGTTGCTGGAAGGCCCGACCGGAGCCGGCAAAGAGCTGTTTGCCCAAGCCATCCACCAAGCTAGTCCGCGCCACACCAAGGCATTTGTGGCGCTCAATTGCAGCGCGTTTCCGAAGGAATTGCTCGAATCGGAATTGTTTGGCTACAAAAGAGGCGCTTTTACGGGCGCCCAAACCGACAAGAAAGGTTTGCTAAGCGAAGCCCACGGCGGCACACTGTTTCTCGACGAAATCGGGGAGTTGGATATGACGCTGCAAGCCAAGCTGTTGCGCGTGCTCGAAACCCAGGAATTTATCCCTATCGGCGATACCAAGCCGACCCGCGTGAATGTGCGGCTGGTTGCCGCCACCAACCGCAACCTGCGTCAGGAAGCCGAACAAGGCCACTTTCGAGCCGACCTGTATTATCGCCTCTCGGTGGTGGTGGTACAGGTGCCCTCGCTCAGCGCCCGTCGCACCGACATCGGCCTGCTGGCAGATTATTTTCTGCACTATTTTGCCGCCAAGCTGCGCCGCCGTCCGCTGGTGCTGACTCCTGAAGCTTTGCACGCGCTGGAGCAATATGCCTGGCCCGGCAATGTGCGCGAGCTCAAGAACGTGCTAGAGCGCGCTTCCATCTTAACGCCGCCCGACGAGCCGCTCACCGTCGAAGGACTTCCGCTGGAACTGCAAATGGCTGCTCAGAACAGCCATTCCAGCGCCACCTCCGACGACGAACGCAGTTTGCGCAACGCCGAAAAACAGCACATCCAACGTGTTCTGCTCGAAGTCGGTGGCAACAAAACCGAAGCCGCCCGCGTGCTGGGCATTGCCCTCACCACCCTGTACCGCAAAATCCAGGAGTACGCCTTGTAG
- the kdpA gene encoding potassium-transporting ATPase subunit KdpA produces MTKELLGIGAIFASTVLLAISLGRYLAAVYRGTRTPTDFLAPFERLLFRVAGINPLKEMSWQQHLVALLTINALWFLWAMLVLCTQGSLPLNPDGNASMSPDLAFNTAISFVVNCNLQHYAGETGLTYLSQLTVVMFLQFVTAATGMAACVVVFNALQSRSTDKLGNFYLYFVKSLTRVLLPLSLAVALVLAFQGTPMTFRAKQPVVTLQGDSVTVSRGPAAAMVAIKQLGTNGGGFFGANSAHPLENPTYLTNAVENLSIVLIPMAMALAFGFYLRRPQLGWMVFGVMTAGYLLLQLPTVYLEMHGNPAIAPLGIDQSLGAMEGKEIRLGAPAAALWAIQTTVTSNGSVNAMHDSLMPLSGMNALLGMMTNAFYGGVGVGFLNFFVFIIVAVFISGLMVGRTPELLGKKIEAREMKIAILIALLHPLLILTGTAMAAYLHSHDPQGLSGWLANPGFHGFSEVLYEYTSSAANNGSGFEGLGDNTPWWNVSTGVVMLLARYLPIIGPVAIAGLLARKKFIPESVGTLRTDTATFGAMVFFVIWIIAALAFFPALALGPLAEHFTLY; encoded by the coding sequence ATGACTAAAGAACTTCTGGGCATCGGTGCCATTTTCGCGAGCACAGTGCTGCTGGCCATTTCGCTGGGCCGCTATCTGGCAGCTGTGTACCGCGGCACTCGCACCCCAACCGACTTTCTGGCGCCCTTCGAACGCCTGCTTTTCCGCGTGGCGGGTATCAACCCCCTGAAGGAAATGAGCTGGCAGCAGCATCTGGTGGCCTTGTTGACCATTAACGCACTCTGGTTTTTGTGGGCGATGCTGGTGCTGTGTACGCAGGGCAGCCTCCCACTCAATCCCGATGGCAATGCCTCCATGTCGCCCGATTTAGCTTTCAACACGGCCATTTCGTTTGTGGTCAACTGCAATTTGCAGCACTACGCCGGCGAAACGGGGCTTACCTACCTCTCGCAATTGACTGTGGTAATGTTCTTACAGTTTGTAACGGCAGCCACGGGCATGGCAGCTTGCGTGGTGGTCTTCAACGCTTTACAAAGCCGGAGCACCGACAAGTTGGGCAACTTTTACCTGTATTTCGTCAAGAGTCTTACACGCGTTTTGCTGCCGCTCTCGCTGGCTGTGGCGCTGGTACTGGCATTCCAGGGCACGCCCATGACGTTTCGGGCCAAGCAGCCGGTTGTCACGCTGCAAGGCGATTCGGTAACCGTAAGCCGCGGACCCGCAGCGGCCATGGTTGCCATCAAACAGTTGGGCACCAACGGCGGCGGCTTCTTCGGTGCCAATTCGGCGCATCCACTCGAAAACCCAACCTACCTGACCAATGCCGTCGAAAACCTGAGCATTGTACTCATTCCGATGGCCATGGCGCTGGCCTTTGGCTTTTACCTGCGCCGCCCGCAGCTGGGCTGGATGGTATTCGGCGTAATGACGGCCGGCTACCTGCTGCTGCAACTCCCTACTGTGTACCTGGAAATGCACGGCAACCCCGCCATTGCCCCCCTCGGCATCGACCAGAGCCTGGGAGCGATGGAAGGCAAGGAAATACGCTTGGGTGCCCCGGCCGCCGCGCTCTGGGCCATCCAGACCACGGTTACCAGCAACGGTTCGGTCAATGCCATGCACGACTCGCTCATGCCGCTTTCGGGCATGAATGCCCTGCTGGGCATGATGACCAACGCTTTTTATGGCGGCGTGGGCGTGGGCTTTCTCAACTTCTTCGTGTTCATCATTGTGGCCGTGTTCATCTCGGGCCTGATGGTGGGCCGCACCCCCGAACTACTGGGCAAAAAGATTGAGGCCCGCGAGATGAAAATCGCCATTCTTATTGCCCTGCTGCACCCCCTGCTGATCTTGACGGGCACGGCTATGGCGGCCTACCTGCATTCACACGACCCACAAGGGCTGAGCGGTTGGCTGGCCAACCCTGGCTTTCACGGCTTTTCAGAAGTGCTTTACGAGTACACTTCCTCGGCCGCCAACAACGGCTCAGGCTTTGAAGGATTGGGCGATAATACGCCGTGGTGGAACGTCAGCACCGGCGTGGTAATGCTGCTGGCGCGCTATCTGCCCATCATCGGGCCAGTGGCTATCGCTGGGCTGCTGGCCCGTAAAAAATTCATTCCGGAATCGGTTGGGACGCTGCGCACCGACACGGCCACCTTCGGGGCAATGGTCTTTTTCGTGATCTGGATTATCGCCGCCCTGGCCTTCTTCCCAGCCCTTGCCTTGGGGCCGCTGGCCGAGCATTTCACCTTGTACTGA
- the kdpB gene encoding potassium-transporting ATPase subunit KdpB, translated as MSTPKSQSLFQPALVREAVSQAFVKLDPRTLFRNPVMFTVEIGTVVMLFVTLGLLFKPDAAQGSFGYNLTVFIVLFLTLLFANFAEAIAEARGKAQADSLRKTRQDTPATVRQPDGTMVAMSSAQLQKGQVFVVEAGEIIPTDGEIIEGLATIDESAITGESAPVIREAGGDKSSVTGGTKVLSDRIVVQVTTAPGESFLDKMIALVEGASRQKTPNEIALTILLAGFTLVFVIVCVTLQPFAEYAHAPLAISAFVALFVCLIPTTIGGLLSAIGIAGMDRALRANVITKSGKAVETAGDIDVLLLDKTGTITIGNRKATHFWPAPNVDNQQFIDSVTLASLSDETPEGKSIVELARDNKVNPAHLQNLLAGAELIKFTAETRSSGVTLAGGTRLRKGAADAIRTLAEQAGHVYHNDVADRVAAIASNGGTPLVVSENDRVLGVVELQDIIKPGIQERFDRLRRMGIKTVMVTGDNPLTAKYIAEKAGVDDFIAEAKPEDKMTYIRREQQEGKLVAMMGDGTNDAPALAQADVGVAMNSGTQAAKEAGNMVDLDNDPTKLIEVVEIGKQLLMTRGTLTTFSIANDVAKYFAIVPALFMAAIPALGALNIMGLKSPQSAILSAVIFNALIIPALVPLALKGVAYQPIGASALLRRNLLIYGLGGVLVPFLGIKLIDLLVGAFL; from the coding sequence ATGTCAACCCCCAAATCCCAATCTCTTTTCCAGCCGGCGCTAGTCCGCGAAGCTGTTAGCCAAGCTTTTGTGAAGCTCGACCCGCGCACCCTGTTTCGCAACCCGGTGATGTTCACGGTGGAAATCGGCACTGTAGTGATGTTGTTCGTTACCCTGGGCCTGCTTTTCAAGCCCGACGCGGCGCAGGGCAGCTTTGGGTATAACCTCACGGTGTTCATTGTACTGTTTCTGACCTTACTGTTCGCCAATTTCGCCGAGGCCATTGCCGAAGCACGCGGCAAGGCCCAGGCCGATTCGCTCCGCAAAACCCGCCAGGATACGCCTGCAACCGTCCGCCAGCCCGACGGCACGATGGTGGCTATGAGTTCGGCCCAACTGCAAAAGGGACAGGTTTTCGTGGTCGAGGCCGGCGAAATTATTCCCACAGATGGCGAAATCATCGAAGGCCTCGCCACTATTGACGAGTCGGCCATCACGGGCGAATCGGCGCCGGTGATCCGTGAAGCAGGCGGCGACAAGTCCAGCGTGACGGGCGGCACCAAGGTACTGAGTGATCGCATCGTGGTGCAGGTGACCACGGCCCCGGGCGAGTCTTTTCTCGATAAGATGATTGCGCTGGTAGAAGGCGCGTCGCGGCAGAAAACGCCGAACGAGATTGCGCTCACCATTCTGCTGGCCGGGTTTACGCTGGTGTTCGTGATCGTGTGCGTGACGCTGCAGCCTTTTGCCGAGTATGCACACGCACCGTTGGCCATTTCGGCCTTCGTTGCGCTGTTTGTGTGCCTGATTCCGACCACTATCGGCGGCTTGCTCTCGGCCATCGGGATTGCCGGTATGGACCGGGCCTTGCGCGCCAACGTGATCACCAAGAGCGGCAAAGCCGTGGAAACGGCCGGCGACATCGACGTATTGTTGCTCGACAAAACCGGTACCATTACCATTGGCAACCGCAAAGCCACCCACTTCTGGCCCGCGCCCAACGTAGATAACCAGCAATTCATTGATTCAGTGACGCTTGCGTCGCTTAGCGATGAAACCCCCGAAGGCAAAAGTATCGTGGAGCTGGCCCGCGACAACAAGGTGAACCCCGCACACCTCCAAAACCTCCTGGCCGGGGCCGAGCTCATCAAGTTTACGGCCGAAACGCGTTCCTCAGGCGTCACGCTAGCGGGCGGTACCCGCCTACGCAAGGGCGCGGCCGATGCCATCCGCACGCTAGCCGAACAAGCTGGCCACGTCTACCACAACGATGTGGCCGACCGCGTGGCCGCCATTGCCTCGAACGGCGGCACGCCGCTGGTGGTGTCGGAAAACGACCGGGTGCTGGGGGTAGTCGAACTTCAGGACATCATCAAGCCCGGTATTCAAGAACGCTTCGACCGCCTGCGCCGCATGGGCATCAAAACGGTGATGGTGACCGGCGATAACCCGCTTACGGCCAAATACATCGCCGAAAAAGCGGGCGTCGATGATTTTATTGCCGAAGCCAAGCCCGAGGACAAGATGACGTACATCCGCCGCGAGCAGCAAGAGGGCAAGCTGGTGGCCATGATGGGCGATGGCACTAACGACGCGCCCGCCCTGGCCCAAGCCGATGTAGGCGTGGCGATGAACTCGGGTACGCAGGCCGCGAAGGAAGCCGGCAACATGGTCGACCTCGACAACGATCCCACCAAGCTCATCGAAGTGGTCGAGATCGGCAAGCAGCTGCTCATGACGCGGGGCACGCTCACTACCTTCAGCATCGCCAACGATGTGGCCAAGTATTTCGCCATTGTGCCAGCACTGTTTATGGCCGCCATTCCGGCCTTAGGCGCCCTCAATATCATGGGCCTAAAATCGCCGCAATCGGCCATTCTTTCGGCCGTGATTTTCAACGCCCTCATCATCCCGGCGCTGGTGCCGCTGGCCCTGAAAGGTGTGGCCTACCAACCCATCGGAGCCTCGGCGCTGCTGCGCCGCAACTTGCTGATCTACGGCTTGGGCGGGGTGCTGGTGCCCTTCCTCGGCATTAAGCTGATTGACTTACTCGTTGGAGCGTTTCTGTAA
- a CDS encoding sensor protein KdpD: MMAPDDSSAARDQSAERFLRLLQQKQPGRLKVYLGLAAGVGKTYRMLQEANSLHQHGVDVVLGYVETHNRADTVAQLRSLPIIPRKTLFYKGRALEEMDLQAIVQRRPAVVIVDELAHSNVPGSQNEKRWQDVEALVKAGISVITALNVQHLESLHDQVLKITGTDVTERVPDQVLKRADEVVNIDLTVDELQTRLKEGKIYEAQKIPTALQHFFRADNLLQLRQLAVQEVSLLLGRQIENAPHGAAVAPEHRNTDRLLACINSNALAAKEIIRKTSRLADRLSAAVWYVLYVQTSHESAARIGLTAQRNLLNNLQLATELGAQILRVKDDDIVGTIQRVAQEKNATLLVCGATAEKTLWEKVTRRYITQRLVRALARSSPDLDIFLVMY, from the coding sequence ATGATGGCCCCCGACGACTCATCTGCTGCCCGCGACCAATCGGCCGAACGGTTTCTGCGACTTTTGCAGCAGAAGCAGCCCGGCCGGCTGAAGGTGTATTTGGGATTGGCCGCCGGAGTCGGTAAAACCTACCGCATGTTGCAGGAGGCCAACAGCTTGCACCAACACGGCGTGGATGTGGTGCTGGGCTACGTGGAAACCCACAACCGCGCCGACACCGTGGCCCAACTGCGCAGCCTGCCCATAATACCGCGCAAAACGCTGTTTTACAAAGGCCGAGCGCTCGAAGAAATGGACCTACAGGCTATTGTGCAGCGCCGGCCGGCGGTGGTGATCGTCGACGAACTGGCGCATTCCAATGTGCCGGGCTCCCAAAACGAAAAGCGTTGGCAGGACGTGGAAGCGCTAGTGAAAGCGGGCATTTCGGTCATTACTGCCTTGAATGTGCAACACCTGGAAAGCCTTCACGACCAGGTGTTGAAAATTACGGGTACCGACGTGACCGAGCGCGTACCTGACCAAGTGCTGAAGCGGGCCGACGAGGTTGTAAACATCGACCTGACGGTGGACGAATTGCAGACGCGCTTGAAAGAGGGCAAAATCTACGAGGCCCAAAAGATACCAACGGCACTCCAGCACTTCTTCCGGGCCGATAATTTGTTACAGCTCCGTCAGTTAGCCGTTCAGGAAGTATCTCTTTTACTGGGCCGCCAAATCGAGAATGCCCCCCACGGCGCAGCCGTAGCGCCCGAGCACCGCAACACCGACCGCCTACTGGCGTGCATCAACTCCAATGCCCTGGCCGCCAAGGAAATAATCCGCAAAACTTCCCGCCTCGCCGACCGTCTTTCGGCGGCTGTTTGGTACGTGCTCTACGTGCAAACGAGTCACGAATCAGCAGCCCGTATTGGACTGACTGCGCAACGCAACCTCCTTAATAATTTGCAGTTAGCCACGGAGCTGGGCGCACAGATTCTGCGCGTGAAAGACGACGATATAGTTGGCACCATTCAGCGCGTGGCGCAGGAGAAAAACGCCACGCTGTTGGTGTGCGGCGCAACTGCCGAGAAAACCCTCTGGGAGAAAGTCACCCGTCGCTACATCACCCAGCGCCTAGTTCGCGCGCTGGCCCGCTCTTCTCCCGACCTCGACATCTTCTTGGTCATGTATTGA
- the kdpC gene encoding potassium-transporting ATPase subunit KdpC has product MKTHLLPAFRLSLLLLLLCCVVYPALVWGAAQFAPGHGEGVQLVRNGRVIGYANVGQKFDRPEYFNTRPSVVDYNASGSGGSNKGPSNPDYLKEVQTRAGAFLQQNPTVEAGQVPGELVTASGSGLDPHLSPAGAYAQVDRVARLRGLPAERVRALVAAHIEDPLFVFFGPAKVNVLRLNLALDELSAHR; this is encoded by the coding sequence ATGAAAACTCATCTGCTTCCGGCTTTTCGGCTTTCGCTCTTGTTGTTGCTGCTCTGCTGCGTTGTATATCCAGCCTTGGTGTGGGGCGCTGCTCAGTTTGCTCCGGGGCACGGCGAGGGCGTACAGCTTGTGCGCAACGGCCGCGTGATCGGCTACGCCAATGTCGGCCAGAAATTCGACCGGCCCGAATACTTCAACACGCGGCCGTCGGTCGTCGATTACAACGCCAGCGGCTCGGGCGGCTCCAACAAAGGGCCCAGCAACCCCGACTATTTGAAAGAAGTGCAAACCCGAGCCGGCGCATTTTTGCAACAGAACCCCACCGTAGAGGCCGGCCAGGTGCCGGGCGAGTTGGTCACGGCCAGCGGCTCGGGCCTCGACCCACACTTGTCGCCCGCTGGGGCTTACGCCCAGGTAGATCGCGTAGCCCGCCTGCGCGGTTTGCCCGCCGAGCGCGTCCGAGCATTGGTTGCCGCGCACATCGAAGATCCGCTATTTGTGTTCTTTGGTCCTGCAAAAGTGAATGTGCTTCGTCTGAACCTCGCGCTTGACGAGCTTAGCGCCCACAGATAG
- a CDS encoding alpha/beta fold hydrolase, with product MIRFSLFVLALWLSAAVGFSQTAQTPASLNATLDRYEYPFPVSFLPLKLEGQAIRMAYMDVPASGNANGRTVLLLHGKNFYGAYWRETIKQLTSKGFRVVVPDQVGFGKSDKPDIHYSFHQLARNTRHLLDTLEIKRVVVVGHSMGGMVATRFALLYPETVEKLVLENPIGLEDYRVGVPFQSVDQAETSERKSTEESIRKYHASYYPNGYPAAHDEWVRPLAAQTRHPDFPKVARANALTFDMIYQQPVCYEFGRLQVPTLLIIGQADRTVVGKALIKDPKVQAAMGQYPELGKRTAAQIKGAKLVPLDKIGHIPHLEAPEQFYKALLDFLQ from the coding sequence ATGATTCGTTTCTCGCTATTCGTACTGGCGTTGTGGCTTTCGGCCGCCGTCGGATTTTCACAAACGGCCCAAACCCCCGCGTCGCTCAACGCCACCCTCGACCGCTACGAATACCCTTTTCCGGTTAGCTTTCTGCCCCTCAAGCTCGAAGGCCAAGCCATCCGGATGGCGTATATGGATGTGCCAGCCTCGGGCAATGCCAACGGCCGCACGGTGCTGCTGCTGCACGGCAAGAATTTCTATGGCGCTTACTGGCGCGAAACTATTAAGCAATTGACCAGCAAGGGTTTCCGCGTAGTCGTGCCCGACCAGGTGGGTTTTGGTAAATCCGATAAACCCGACATTCACTATTCCTTTCACCAGCTGGCGCGCAATACCCGGCATCTGCTTGATACACTGGAGATTAAGCGCGTTGTGGTGGTCGGGCACAGCATGGGCGGCATGGTGGCCACCCGCTTTGCCCTCCTGTATCCCGAGACCGTCGAAAAGCTCGTGCTGGAAAACCCCATCGGCCTGGAGGATTACCGCGTCGGCGTGCCGTTTCAGAGCGTTGATCAGGCCGAAACCTCGGAACGGAAGAGCACGGAGGAAAGTATCCGAAAGTACCACGCCAGCTATTATCCCAACGGCTATCCTGCCGCCCACGACGAATGGGTGCGCCCCCTAGCCGCCCAGACGCGCCACCCCGACTTTCCGAAAGTGGCCCGCGCCAACGCCCTGACGTTTGACATGATTTACCAGCAGCCGGTGTGCTACGAGTTCGGCCGCTTGCAGGTGCCCACGTTGCTCATCATCGGGCAGGCCGACCGCACCGTGGTGGGCAAAGCCCTCATCAAAGACCCCAAAGTGCAAGCTGCCATGGGTCAGTATCCTGAACTAGGCAAGCGCACCGCTGCCCAGATCAAAGGGGCAAAACTGGTGCCGCTGGACAAAATCGGCCACATTCCGCATCTGGAAGCGCCGGAACAGTTTTACAAGGCGCTGTTGGACTTTTTGCAGTAA